One Staphylococcus simiae genomic region harbors:
- a CDS encoding ABC transporter ATP-binding protein translates to MIELKDVNRYFKNGNETNHILKDININVAEGEFIAIMGPSGSGKSTLINILGFIDRGYEGDYLFDGNNYKESSDNKLAEIRNKTVGFVFQNFKLIQNNTILENVSIPLIYNGMSGKERKQKVLDRLHDVGLKDKENVLPNKLSGGQQQRVAIARAIVNEPKFIIADEPTGALDSKTSKDIMELFVKLNKEKGTTMIMVTHDPKVAARADRIIHILDGRVQREEVLTHE, encoded by the coding sequence ATGATTGAACTAAAAGACGTCAATCGATACTTCAAAAATGGTAATGAAACGAACCACATTTTAAAAGATATTAATATCAACGTAGCTGAAGGCGAGTTTATAGCTATTATGGGACCTTCAGGTTCAGGTAAGAGTACTTTAATTAATATTTTAGGTTTCATTGATCGTGGGTATGAGGGTGACTATCTTTTTGACGGTAATAATTACAAAGAAAGCTCTGATAATAAACTTGCTGAAATAAGAAATAAAACAGTGGGCTTTGTCTTTCAAAATTTTAAACTGATCCAAAATAATACGATTTTAGAAAATGTTAGCATACCGCTTATTTACAATGGTATGAGTGGTAAAGAACGAAAACAAAAAGTATTAGACAGACTGCATGATGTCGGTCTTAAAGATAAGGAGAATGTCTTACCTAATAAATTGTCTGGTGGACAACAACAACGTGTCGCTATTGCACGTGCCATTGTCAATGAACCTAAATTTATTATTGCTGATGAGCCCACAGGTGCGTTAGATTCTAAAACGTCAAAGGATATTATGGAACTCTTTGTTAAATTGAATAAAGAAAAAGGTACAACAATGATTATGGTGACGCATGATCCTAAAGTAGCAGCGCGCGCGGATCGTATCATTCATATTCTGGATGGTCGCGTTCAAAGGGAAGAGGTGCTGACACATGAGTAA
- a CDS encoding TetR/AcrR family transcriptional regulator, whose protein sequence is MLDENKKIRSDAKHNKLIILETIIQLSQQGINISEMNMADIARKAGVGVGTLYRHFNNKASLCTTMMDEQVEAMFDSIEQFLDAHQSDTLYDKLYGILSIYVNLKDKNLETLSFIEKSGQKSNSMINIPFFERLKLVLHQQFEGTDYTDVDFKLNVLLNSFSSDFYQYMTKRQGYNKAQFLQHLITTIL, encoded by the coding sequence ATGCTTGATGAAAATAAAAAAATACGTAGTGATGCTAAACACAATAAATTAATTATTCTAGAGACAATTATCCAACTATCACAACAAGGTATCAATATCTCTGAGATGAATATGGCAGACATTGCGCGCAAAGCTGGCGTTGGTGTTGGTACACTCTATCGACATTTTAATAATAAGGCATCACTATGTACGACGATGATGGATGAACAAGTTGAAGCTATGTTTGATAGTATTGAGCAATTTTTAGACGCCCATCAGAGTGACACTTTATATGATAAGCTTTATGGCATACTATCTATTTATGTCAATTTAAAAGACAAAAATTTAGAGACCCTCTCTTTTATTGAAAAGTCCGGTCAAAAATCTAACTCAATGATTAACATTCCATTTTTCGAACGCTTAAAGTTAGTATTACATCAACAGTTTGAAGGAACAGATTATACTGATGTCGACTTTAAATTAAATGTATTATTAAACTCATTTTCTAGTGATTTTTATCAATATATGACTAAGCGTCAAGGATACAATAAAGCACAATTTTTGCAGCATCTGATTACAACCATTTTATAA
- a CDS encoding efflux RND transporter periplasmic adaptor subunit, which yields MKKKTIIWTIIAIVIVVLLLAIAFIIKQVNHSGDKSSNGYDTYTVKEETPISIEGKASPQSVKIYNNNSQIGTFLSAAVEDGQKVKQGTQLISYNTNASKRTDLANKVDQAQQQVNKDYEEINKSPNNQQFQTKLTQDQSALNDAQQQLSQHDRQLNDSMYAAFDGTINIQNESNVGDGQPILQLISNQPEIKTTVSEFDIDKIKVGDKVNVAINSNGKKGEGKIIKINQLPTSFEDSASSGASASGAASSAGGEQGDEGQASAAQASNPTVNVPSGGKAGEPSKYTVVIGDLDIPVRPGLSLDAKIPLKTMKLPNDVLTKDNQVFVVDKNNKVHKREIKIDRNNGQIIVKKGLKSGDKVLKNPKGNLNDGEKVEVSS from the coding sequence ATGAAGAAAAAAACAATCATTTGGACGATCATAGCTATAGTTATTGTTGTATTACTACTAGCTATCGCTTTTATTATTAAACAAGTGAATCACTCGGGTGATAAAAGCAGTAATGGGTATGATACATATACAGTAAAAGAAGAAACACCTATTAGTATTGAAGGTAAAGCATCACCTCAATCTGTTAAAATATATAATAATAATAGTCAAATTGGGACTTTTTTAAGTGCTGCTGTTGAAGACGGTCAAAAAGTGAAGCAAGGAACTCAACTCATTAGTTACAATACGAATGCAAGTAAAAGAACAGATCTTGCTAATAAAGTTGATCAAGCACAACAACAAGTCAATAAAGATTACGAAGAGATTAATAAAAGTCCTAATAACCAACAATTTCAAACAAAGTTAACACAAGATCAAAGTGCTTTGAATGATGCACAACAACAATTATCTCAACATGACAGACAACTTAATGACAGTATGTATGCTGCATTCGACGGTACAATTAATATTCAAAATGAGTCAAATGTTGGCGATGGTCAACCTATTTTGCAATTAATTTCTAATCAACCTGAAATTAAAACAACGGTTTCTGAATTTGATATAGATAAGATTAAGGTTGGAGATAAAGTCAATGTTGCGATTAATAGTAACGGTAAAAAAGGTGAAGGTAAAATTATTAAAATTAACCAATTACCAACAAGCTTTGAAGATAGTGCTAGCAGTGGCGCAAGTGCAAGTGGTGCTGCCAGCAGTGCAGGCGGAGAACAAGGTGATGAAGGACAAGCATCAGCAGCACAGGCCTCTAATCCAACGGTTAATGTTCCTTCAGGTGGTAAAGCAGGAGAACCATCTAAATATACTGTAGTTATCGGTGATCTTGATATTCCAGTTAGACCAGGACTATCTTTAGATGCCAAAATACCATTAAAAACAATGAAATTACCTAACGATGTCTTAACAAAAGATAATCAAGTTTTTGTTGTTGATAAAAACAATAAAGTTCATAAAAGAGAAATTAAAATTGATAGAAATAACGGACAAATTATTGTTAAAAAAGGTCTAAAATCAGGCGACAAAGTACTTAAAAATCCCAAAGGAAATCTAAATGATGGAGAAAAAGTTGAGGTGTCATCATGA
- a CDS encoding ABC transporter permease gives MTFNQLVLKNLVRNLKHYALYLFSVFFSIVLYFSFSTLQFTHDINNDNAITIIRKGSLVGSVFLFMIIIIFLMYANYLFIKRRTQEFALFQLTGLTRHHLLKMLSLEQIVFFIVTGIIGVVSGLAFSKLLLTIVTKVMKITTHLTIHFEPMALLLTFVMLIIAYLLIMIQSALFLKRRTILTLLKDQMNRDAVNPKVGILEALSGVIGVVMLILGYYMAVEMFGTFKALTLSMTSPFIILFLTVVGTYLFFRSSVSLIFKTLKNFKKGRINITDVVFTSSMMYRMKKNAMSLTIIATISAVTMSVLCFATLSQANAKQTMASYAPNDFNTSSRQQAQQLEQRLNKAHIAYHKHYTETLTIDNVKDNVVTLENGSDAGRTSSIVSSNKQVHGNQAVVTNIKALPNVMRINTNASLTLKGQHNLTVKAIHKDNTKVYPINVTMNSPVIEISPHHYQHLKAQLNNQDKVNTFYGFNIVHASQMSKASQLAQQITGINSAQKFKQQIAATNGMLIFVTSFLGLAFLIAAGCIIYIKQIDETEDELDNFKILQRLGFSHSDMFVGLLLKVTFNFGLPLIIALLHSIFAAIAFMKLMGQISFASVIIVIISYTVVYMLFAIIAFLHSNRVIKRVG, from the coding sequence ATGACGTTTAATCAACTTGTATTGAAAAACTTAGTGCGTAATTTAAAACACTATGCTTTATATTTATTTTCAGTGTTTTTTAGTATTGTCTTGTACTTTAGTTTTTCAACTTTACAGTTCACCCATGATATTAATAATGATAATGCGATTACAATTATTAGAAAGGGTTCATTAGTTGGTTCCGTATTTTTATTTATGATCATTATTATCTTTTTAATGTACGCAAACTATTTATTTATCAAACGACGTACACAAGAATTTGCCTTGTTTCAACTGACTGGATTGACTCGTCATCATCTATTGAAAATGTTGAGCCTCGAACAAATTGTGTTTTTCATTGTAACAGGCATTATCGGTGTCGTAAGCGGCCTTGCCTTTTCAAAGCTCTTATTAACGATTGTCACTAAAGTGATGAAGATAACAACACATTTAACTATTCATTTCGAACCTATGGCCCTACTACTTACGTTTGTCATGCTTATCATTGCTTACCTATTAATTATGATACAAAGTGCTTTATTTTTAAAAAGACGTACTATTTTAACACTGTTAAAGGATCAGATGAATAGAGATGCGGTAAATCCTAAAGTAGGTATCTTAGAAGCTCTTTCAGGTGTTATAGGTGTCGTAATGCTTATATTGGGTTATTATATGGCAGTTGAAATGTTTGGTACCTTCAAAGCACTCACATTATCCATGACATCACCATTTATTATTTTGTTCTTAACTGTAGTTGGAACGTATTTATTTTTTAGAAGTTCTGTGTCGCTCATTTTTAAGACGCTTAAAAATTTTAAAAAAGGACGAATCAATATTACCGATGTCGTTTTCACATCATCTATGATGTATCGTATGAAGAAAAATGCGATGTCACTGACGATTATAGCAACAATTTCAGCGGTAACGATGAGTGTGCTATGCTTTGCTACTTTATCACAGGCAAATGCTAAACAAACGATGGCATCTTATGCACCTAATGATTTTAATACATCATCTAGACAGCAAGCGCAACAACTTGAGCAACGTTTGAACAAAGCGCATATTGCTTATCACAAGCATTACACTGAAACACTAACAATTGATAATGTTAAAGATAATGTAGTGACACTTGAAAATGGTAGTGATGCTGGTCGTACTAGTAGTATTGTAAGTTCTAATAAACAAGTCCACGGTAATCAAGCTGTTGTTACCAATATCAAAGCATTACCAAATGTGATGCGCATCAACACTAATGCGTCTTTAACACTTAAAGGACAGCATAATCTAACTGTAAAGGCCATACACAAAGATAACACCAAAGTTTACCCTATCAATGTGACAATGAATTCACCAGTCATTGAAATTAGTCCTCATCATTATCAACATTTAAAGGCGCAACTTAACAATCAAGATAAGGTGAATACTTTTTATGGCTTTAATATCGTTCATGCATCTCAGATGTCAAAAGCATCACAACTCGCTCAACAAATAACTGGGATTAATTCTGCACAAAAATTTAAACAGCAGATAGCAGCAACGAATGGTATGTTAATTTTTGTTACTTCCTTTTTAGGATTGGCATTCTTAATTGCAGCAGGTTGTATCATTTATATTAAGCAAATAGATGAAACAGAAGATGAATTAGATAATTTCAAGATACTACAGCGTCTTGGTTTTAGTCACTCAGACATGTTCGTTGGTCTACTATTAAAAGTTACCTTTAACTTTGGTCTGCCACTAATCATTGCGCTACTACATTCTATTTTTGCAGCTATTGCTTTTATGAAATTAATGGGACAAATTTCATTTGCGTCTGTGATTATTGTTATAATTAGTTATACAGTCGTTTATATGTTATTTGCCATCATTGCATTTTTACATTCAAATAGAGTAATTAAGCGCGTAGGATGA
- a CDS encoding cold-shock protein, producing the protein MNNGTVKWFNAEKGFGFIEREEGGDVFVHFTGIASDGYKTLEEGQKVTFEITEGQRGDQAVNVQTV; encoded by the coding sequence ATGAATAACGGTACAGTAAAATGGTTTAACGCAGAAAAAGGTTTTGGTTTCATCGAAAGAGAAGAAGGCGGAGACGTATTCGTACATTTCACTGGTATTGCTAGCGATGGCTACAAAACTTTAGAAGAAGGTCAAAAAGTGACTTTCGAAATTACTGAAGGTCAACGTGGAGACCAAGCAGTTAACGTACAAACTGTTTAA
- a CDS encoding YIP1 family protein, whose protein sequence is MEESKLPFVEHFYKLRTQPKWLIKLISLFIIGIISGFVAYKNIPMDSITKIEGVSSDQQQSIYMMSTIVGGAFGTVLSAIVVFVIFLIMSKILKSDVGALSLFSAAFSYSIIIAIYGLIVNLITLIAGINPLDTRIDSLNIFSKGNVLLSTINLEVILKALLTGIVYFATSRLSKRTSIILAIVALILLIITGMTGSSMSQGMQGMAN, encoded by the coding sequence ATGGAAGAGTCAAAATTACCTTTTGTCGAACATTTTTACAAATTACGTACGCAACCAAAATGGTTAATTAAACTAATCTCGCTATTCATTATTGGTATTATTTCTGGTTTTGTGGCATATAAAAATATTCCTATGGATAGCATTACAAAAATAGAAGGCGTTTCTAGTGATCAACAACAATCAATATATATGATGTCGACGATTGTTGGTGGTGCCTTTGGTACTGTTCTTAGTGCCATTGTTGTCTTTGTTATTTTCTTAATAATGTCAAAAATTCTAAAATCTGATGTTGGTGCACTAAGTTTATTCTCTGCGGCGTTTTCATACTCCATCATTATTGCTATTTATGGTTTAATTGTTAATTTGATTACTTTAATTGCAGGTATTAATCCACTTGACACTAGAATTGATAGCTTAAATATTTTCAGTAAAGGCAATGTATTGTTATCAACTATCAATCTAGAAGTGATATTGAAAGCATTGTTAACAGGTATTGTATACTTTGCAACGAGTCGTTTATCTAAACGCACATCTATCATTTTAGCCATTGTTGCTTTAATTTTATTAATTATTACAGGAATGACAGGTTCTTCTATGTCACAAGGTATGCAAGGTATGGCTAACTAA
- a CDS encoding HdeD family acid-resistance protein, whose protein sequence is MAKSNNSIKWSSLIMGVILLIVAVLIFSFPVENFYAITWLIGLLVLINGIIQIVYRRAAKVLAGGSQGLIIFMGIIDIIFGLLVIFNVGASSAFFIYMFAFWFIFSSITALFTFNGSGSLRIVSILFNILGVLFGIILLFNPLMGIVFVSTMIAITFIFVGVIYITDALA, encoded by the coding sequence ATGGCAAAATCAAATAACAGTATTAAATGGTCCAGTTTAATTATGGGTGTCATTTTATTAATCGTTGCAGTCCTTATTTTTAGCTTTCCAGTTGAAAACTTTTATGCTATTACATGGTTGATAGGATTATTAGTGTTAATTAATGGGATCATTCAAATTGTTTATCGTCGTGCAGCGAAAGTGTTAGCAGGAGGTAGTCAAGGTCTGATAATCTTTATGGGTATTATTGATATTATCTTTGGACTATTAGTTATCTTTAATGTTGGTGCAAGTTCAGCATTCTTTATTTATATGTTTGCATTTTGGTTTATCTTTAGCTCTATTACAGCACTATTTACGTTTAACGGCAGCGGTAGCTTAAGAATAGTGTCTATTTTATTCAACATATTAGGCGTGCTATTCGGTATTATTTTATTATTTAATCCGTTAATGGGTATTGTATTTGTATCAACAATGATTGCAATTACATTTATTTTCGTAGGTGTGATTTATATTACAGATGCACTTGCTTAA
- a CDS encoding ABC transporter ATP-binding protein has translation MALLTVQHLYKTYNGKQPFDALKDINFSIEAGEFVAIMGPSGSGKTTLLNVLSSIDNISKGEVIINSENLSKLNQKALAKFRKESLGFIFQDYSVLPTLTVKENIMLPLSIHKLSASKMEDNYHKVTTALGINDLGNKYPSELSGGQQQRTAAARAFVHQPKLIFADEPTGALDSKSASDLLLRLEDMNQHFNTTIIMVTHDPVAASYAHRVIMLKDGQIHSELHQDERTKQTFYEDIVQLQTTLGGVVNDV, from the coding sequence ATGGCATTATTAACAGTTCAGCATCTTTACAAAACATATAATGGTAAACAGCCATTTGATGCCTTGAAAGATATTAATTTTTCAATTGAAGCGGGGGAATTTGTAGCAATCATGGGACCATCTGGGTCAGGAAAGACTACATTATTAAATGTCTTAAGCTCTATTGATAATATTTCCAAAGGAGAGGTCATTATTAACAGTGAAAATTTATCTAAGCTTAATCAAAAAGCACTAGCTAAATTTCGCAAAGAATCTTTAGGCTTTATCTTTCAAGACTATAGTGTCTTGCCAACGTTAACAGTAAAAGAAAATATTATGTTACCTTTGTCTATTCATAAATTATCTGCAAGTAAAATGGAAGACAATTACCATAAGGTCACTACAGCATTAGGTATTAATGACCTGGGAAATAAATATCCTAGCGAATTGTCTGGTGGTCAACAACAACGTACTGCAGCAGCACGTGCTTTTGTTCACCAACCTAAACTTATCTTTGCTGATGAACCAACTGGAGCACTAGATTCCAAAAGTGCATCCGATTTATTACTGAGATTAGAAGATATGAATCAACATTTTAATACAACCATTATTATGGTAACTCATGATCCAGTAGCTGCAAGTTATGCTCACCGTGTCATTATGTTAAAAGATGGACAAATACATTCAGAATTACACCAAGACGAACGTACGAAACAAACGTTTTATGAAGATATCGTTCAATTACAAACTACCCTAGGTGGTGTGGTCAATGACGTTTAA
- a CDS encoding VraH family peptide resistance protein, producing the protein MKIKEFIAQSYDDLKNLTINWFNILMLAIFVILLSSFTTPIIGVPAGLLGGAYYLKRREEKDQ; encoded by the coding sequence ATGAAAATTAAAGAATTCATTGCACAATCATATGATGATTTAAAAAACTTAACAATCAATTGGTTTAACATTTTAATGCTAGCTATTTTTGTTATTTTATTAAGTAGCTTTACAACACCTATTATTGGTGTACCTGCTGGACTATTAGGTGGCGCTTATTATTTAAAACGTCGCGAAGAAAAAGATCAATAA
- a CDS encoding ABC transporter permease, which produces MSNFSNVIAVAFRSILKNKRRNIFTMIGIIIGIAAVITIMSLGNGFKKTTSEQFNDAGAGKNQATINFNTENLKPPKNNPFNKEDISIAEQVKGVKSANIKENKDSSYATKTTNVHGSGDVNVQKKSQVTAVDKGHGFSKDDNELQQKVAVIDSKLAKRVFNNDAINKTIYINGEGFKVVGVGDASGTDETGMPLKTVAQVPSKTFDVYMSDLSQGTPQLKVTVADGYNKKDVAKKVQKELNKKASGISEGKYEFLDNEEMMKSIGKVLDTITYFVAAVAGISLFIAGIGVMNVMYISVAERTEEIAIRRAFGAKGRDIEIQFLVESVVLCIIGGIIGLILGIIIAWLVDLATPDMVKSAVSLSSVLLAVGVSTLIGVIFGWIPARSASKKELIDIIK; this is translated from the coding sequence ATGAGTAATTTTTCTAATGTCATTGCTGTGGCATTTCGTTCAATTTTAAAAAATAAAAGACGTAACATCTTTACAATGATTGGTATTATTATAGGTATTGCAGCTGTTATTACTATTATGTCATTAGGTAATGGTTTTAAGAAAACGACGAGTGAACAATTTAATGATGCAGGTGCTGGTAAGAATCAGGCAACCATCAATTTTAATACTGAAAATTTAAAACCACCTAAAAACAATCCTTTCAATAAGGAGGATATTAGTATTGCTGAACAAGTTAAAGGTGTAAAAAGCGCTAATATAAAAGAAAACAAGGATAGTTCATATGCTACGAAAACAACAAATGTTCATGGTAGTGGTGATGTCAATGTTCAAAAAAAATCACAAGTGACTGCTGTTGATAAAGGACATGGTTTTTCAAAAGATGACAATGAATTACAACAGAAAGTCGCAGTTATTGATAGCAAACTCGCTAAAAGAGTGTTCAATAATGATGCTATCAACAAAACCATTTATATTAATGGAGAAGGATTTAAAGTTGTAGGTGTTGGTGATGCTAGTGGTACTGATGAAACTGGTATGCCTTTAAAAACGGTAGCACAAGTACCATCAAAGACATTTGATGTTTATATGAGTGATTTATCTCAGGGAACACCACAACTTAAAGTGACCGTTGCAGATGGCTACAATAAAAAAGATGTAGCAAAAAAAGTTCAAAAAGAGTTGAATAAGAAAGCATCGGGTATTTCTGAAGGTAAGTATGAGTTTCTTGATAATGAAGAAATGATGAAATCTATTGGCAAAGTATTGGATACAATTACATACTTTGTAGCAGCAGTTGCTGGTATATCATTATTTATTGCCGGTATAGGTGTGATGAATGTGATGTATATTTCTGTTGCCGAACGAACAGAAGAAATTGCTATTCGACGTGCTTTTGGTGCCAAAGGTCGAGATATCGAAATTCAATTTTTAGTGGAGAGCGTCGTGCTATGTATTATTGGAGGTATTATAGGCTTAATTCTAGGAATCATTATTGCGTGGTTAGTAGATCTTGCTACGCCTGACATGGTTAAGAGTGCTGTCAGTCTATCTTCAGTACTTCTAGCAGTAGGTGTATCTACGTTAATTGGTGTCATCTTTGGTTGGATTCCAGCACGTTCAGCATCGAAAAAAGAATTAATAGATATTATTAAATAG